Sequence from the Polypterus senegalus isolate Bchr_013 chromosome 3, ASM1683550v1, whole genome shotgun sequence genome:
aagcttccattatatattacggggtcgtggatcaggtgtggcgattagcaactcccggcaataattacagatgcggacgactcctcacctgtgcgcttaagcgaggactgcccgcgtcacaaagctcccggaaaccgctccggccactccaccataaccccctttaagctgcgagtgcggcaattatctgttaaaactggccttttcaattttgagctgtggacccgctataccacatcccctccaaccccaccacgggaatcacagactcaaaaggctgcagtccatgccgcaccctcaagcagcatgtgtgccgcccgccttaccccagacaggagaggaaggaagcgctcccattgggctgctgggcagaggggcgggtgatgtgagaaacatctcccggcgcgcgtgaagagggggagcggtgaggggagcagcccggccccgcatgcctctggctttatagtaacgaactctgtgctcgggcgacggcgcgcgtgcccactgagagggctctgagtgccccctttggcacgcgtgccataggttcgccaccactgccctatataatagatgtgaaagacactctatgatagatagattgatgggaaaggcactatataatagatagacagatagatacaggaAGGCACCACTGCAGTGGGTGATAATCAAGATGTCTTGTGAATCTCACACTTCAGTTATTgatttcctttctttattttctaagtGACTATACTTTTAAGGGAATACTGGTCTGGGACTTTTTATAGCTTTTCGCTGGCATGTGGTGCATGGGCTTGACTTAAAAAAGCTTGAAGGGGAACCACAAACGTgtgataaataaagaaaaagagggtAGTCCTCTTATTTTAATGTGACTAAAAACCTTCAAGCCCCACTGTAGACTGGAAAGTTCAGGTTGCAAATGTGGACGCACACACCCAAGAGTATGGAGGACACTGCAGGACCCTTCTCCTCACCTTGAAAGAGGCTTACAGCACTTGGCACAAAGTCAGTTTCACATACTTCATAATGTGTggcacaaagacacattttttccttgatttactcctctgctctgcagattaaaattacaaatcaagcaattcagacaTAATTagagtgcacattgcagacttctaTTTAAGGGGATTTGTATTCATTTCAGTCATACCAACCATAAATGACAGTTGGTCTACACGATcccctccatttcagggcaccataatgtttgggacacagcaatggcaggtctattaaagctgtcatatGTAGGACTTGTCGCAGATCTCCCTGCATGCAATGAcagcttgaagtctgcgattcatagacatcaccaggtgctgagggtcttctctggtgatgctctgccaagcctctaatccCATGATCTTCAGCATCTGCTTGTTTCCGGGGCTTGTTCCCTTAAGTTTTCCCTTCAGTATATGGACTGCCTgatcaattggatttaaattgggtgactggtTTGACCATTCAAGAactttacgtttttttttttactttggcaaACTCCTACGTTGCCTCAccagtatgtttggggtcattatctTGTAGGATGAAGTGACGTCCACtgtgtttggaggcatttactagaactcgagcagatcagatgtttctgcacacctcagaattcattgtgccactgccatcaagcagttccatcatcaatgaagagaagtgtgcagTGGCAGCCATACAAGCCCAAGACATAACCTAAGGCACCATGTTtagcagatgaggtggtctgctttggatctcaggcagttccttttcgCCTCCACACTTTCCTCTCGTCATCCCTTCAACATTCTTCTTTGTCTTGTccgtccacaagaccttttccagaattctgcaggctcttttaagtcctttttctcaaactgtaatctggccatcctgtttttgtgacaggctagtggtctgcatcttgcagtgtggcctctcaATTTCTGTTCATGATGTCTTCTgttgatagtcatctctgacacacacacacacatcagcccCCTGAAGTCTCTTTCTGATCTGTCTGACAGGCctttggggctttttcttcatcacagtgaggattcttctatcatctgcagtggaggtcttctttggcctaccagtccctttgtgattattgAGCTCTCCAGTTTGTTCTTTCTTCCttatgatattccagacagttgattttggtcatcctaaggtgtcactgatgtctctaatggttttattcttgttttccagcttcataatagcctctttgactttcactggcacagctctgGTCATCATGTTGAACActggcagctacagactccaaagggtagaagcaggctgaggtatcttatgaagcaatgaaacccacctgagacACCAATtatccaaacattatggtgccctgacaTGGGGGGACCGTgttgaaaaagtgttgtcatttctacgtGCTGTGACTGAGACGAATGCAAATCCcctgaaatgaaagtctgcacGGTGCGCTTCagtcacaatgtctgaattgtccatccatccatcatccaacccgctatatcctaactacagggtcacgggggtctgctggagccaatcccagccaacacagggcacaaggcaggaaaccaaccccaggcagagcgccagcccaccgcagtgtctgaattgtttgatttgtaattttaaactgtggatcaGAGGAGTAAATCACGAGAACACGTGTCTTTATCCCAAACATTCTGGAGGGTGCTGTAGTTAACACGttgaattgcatttaattttgctgTGGATACTCTTCCATACTTCTTAGCTTCTCCTGTTCTTGTCTCTCCTGCAATCTAGAaattgcagtaaggagattgtgggttcgcttcccgggtcctccctgcgtggagaacactttgagtagtgagatgagcgctatataaatgtaaagactgtattttataatttcacCCTTCTTGATCTTTCCATGTCTCAGGTCATCACCTCTTCCAGCTCTGCTGTCCACAACCGGCTTTGTGCTCTTCAGGTAATGAAGGGCTGGTTGGTGGTTGCTCCATGATGCAGTTTTTCTccttactgtgtgtgtgtgttttctcgtTGACTGTCTTTAGTGTGTTTGGTTTAGTTTGCCATCTCACATGGAGTGGAGTTGGCTGTTTGGCTGAgttcttttgttttacatttacttatttagctttATCGAAGgtgacttaaaacatctgagatacattggcttttttttgcttttccaattggaggacaggcaggtcaggtgacctGCTCATGGTCTCACAGTGTCAATAGCTGAATTTGAACCCATAACATCAGGGTCTCCAGtaaaaagccttaaccactgcgtAGCCCAAATTCACATATTGTCAGCTTTCTTTCCTTGCACTCCTTTTCCATTTTCTCAAGAAAAAAATGATCACCAACAAAAAGAAGAACTGCAGGGTACATCACTTGACTTTATTAGACAATTGGTGAGACACAGAACCAGAGGCTAACCACatgctgatttttaattttagtattagCTGATTTACAGATAAGACAGAGATTGTCTCGGGcagttttcaattttaattgttttttttctgttcagtaCAGTTTGCCGTATGAAGGTAAGTATAAGGGTGAGGTCTGTTAAGATAATATGGAGTCGTTCTGATTACATTTCTGAAGATTGGCACCAGTGTGTCATGATCTCGGTCAGTCACTGACAGATTTCTCATTACGGTCGGTGCAGATCCCAAAGTTGGTATTGGTGATGGAGCCTCCAATTGTGATGTCAGTGTCACAGTGCAGGCCGCTCTCACAGGGGCATCGGTAGTATGTGCCATAAAGAGTCTGCAACACAAGAGCAAGAACTGTGAGCAAGACCAGAGTAGCTGGCCACATGCCCACGCGAGCACATAAACACACACCCCATTTTGAAACCCACCAGCTGAGCCTCCTttctacacaaacacacatggcACTCACGACTAGACGCTTGTCAAACTGAGCTGCATGTTATCTTATCCCCTCCATCACACTGCTTTATACACAAACTACACACACAACCTCCTGTTCGGGACTGATGTGGGCTTCTTGGTACTTCTGACCCATCTTTATCCAGCAACTGTTTGATCTGAGGGACAGAACAGAGATGATCTCTGAATAAAAGCAAATGAAGCAAACAACAGGGGGAGGCTCAGCCTCTGCCAGCGTCCTACCAGACGCTGGCACACAAGCATAAGATCTGACATCAGGGAATGTCATTGGGCAGGACATCTGTCTACCGTGGAAAACATTAACACATGTTTCTGAACTGgaatactaaataaagaaaaggaaaaataaacgaGTTATGGGCAACATGGTGGCactatgttagatagatagatagatatgtgaaaggcaccatatgatagaaagatatgggaaaggcactgtataatagatagatactgtatatgaaagccactatatgatagatagataagggaaaggcactatatgatagatagatagatagatagatagatagatagatagatagatagattgatatgtgaaagatagatagatagatatgggaaaggtactgtataacagatagattgatatgtgaaaggcactatatgatagatagatagatatgggaaaggcactatatgatagatagatataggaaaggcactatatgatagatagatagtgtggtccccggccggggctggagcccggctgggacgcccaggaggacgtgaggagggcttgtgcctcctccagaccgcgaggggcgtccgtcctggttctgtggggagccacgggtcgagggcatggaagccctacctgtaggggcccgtggtcaccgccaggcggcgccccgatgccggttcatcccgtgtggccctcggccggggatggagcccggccgggacgccttagaggaccagaggagagcgtgtgcctcctccagaccgagtgggggcgtccgtcctggttagacaggggcctcgggtacagggcttggaagcccagccctgtagggacccgtggccaccgccaggcggcgccacagtgcctgtttattccgggagcccggcacttccgccacaccaggaagtgccggggcgaccgggagacacggacggcttccgggtgcgcagccggcacttccgccacacaggggtgtggtcACCGTtcagtgccggggagcagctggagcccatccggctccccataaaagggaccgcctccctccagtcagcggtggatgtcgggaggtagcaggactgagttggagagagaggacgggaggcggccaggaaggcacaagaaactgtgggccctggactttggggaaatcggtgcaagaggcactggggcttgtgagtgtgcactggacttttatattgtaaatagtgtaaataaacagtgtgtgggttgaaaatatgttgtccgtctgtgtgtgtccgggccagcgttcacaatagatagatatgggaaaggtactgtataacagatagatatgtgaaaggcactatataacagatagatagatatgtgaaagacactatatgatagatagatagatagatagatataggaaaggcactatatgatagatagatagatagatagatatgggaaaggtactgtataatagatagatagatagatgtacaaACGCCACAGTCTgatcacacaccagaatgactaaaatggaagaaaattgaacagaaagaaaacttctgacttgccaGTCCCAGTCCAACTAAGTCATTATGtgggtgtattgctgttggtataaaggtgcCTGCGTAATGTTTCTTCACAGAGAAagcatgtgcagcattgtttataatggtactCGGTACTATTTTAATTCTCTTCTCCTCTACTATATCCTGGGTGTCCAGAGTGTCATTTTACAGAGCGTAGAAAACTGtacttgccatcacagaagtatggaaaatgtgaaggatgtcacttcccacattaaaggaaacaTAGTATTTTAAagaagaagagtctgctctgccccttCTTCAGTTTGCTATGaacattttaagaatatttttattgaGGTGCCttcattacttatttaatttCTGCAGAACAGCACCCTCTGTGGACAGGAGGGCAATCGACCGCTTGCTCTGAATGCAGAGACACCACTGGTCTACTGTCCCCAGGaggatatttggctttttacagaagctctttcaataaataaatacataaataggtagatacataaatagaaaagtacataaataaatatacacatacactttgGTCTGAGCAAAgaggagaattaaaataaaagaaaacttctgacttggcagtcagtTAGTGAGCAGCCTCACAGCacagagaccagggttcacgtcccagGATCACTTTTCATGGTGTGGActtcacaagacctctgaaggtatcCTGTGGTATCTGTCACCAAGACTTTAGCAGATGATTCTTTAACTCCTGCAAGTGgcgaggtggggcctccatgggtcggacttgtttttccagcacattccacagatgcttgatcaggaatttggaggccaagtcaatacCTTGAACTCCTTGTcttgttcctcaaaccattcttgaacaattttttgttttttatacgtACACAGAAGCTCCTGCCTGACTTAACGCTGAGTTGTTGGCAGTGACAAATATCTAATCTGGGCAAGAAACACAATCCTGGTTGCTAGAAAGGCGCATATCAATCAAAAGAAAAAGTCGCCTGTTTAACTTTTCGTGAATTCACTGAATATGTGAACATTATTTTTAACCACAAAATAGCAGTTTTCTCATTACAAAAATCATTAAAAGGACAGGTCCAGTAGCCTGATAGGTCTACATCCCCCTAAAGCCCACCCAGAATAACCGGCATGTTCAGTTTTGAGGATCAGTGACAGGCAAGATGGTGTTGTTATTTGAGTGCAACTATTGGTTGGGGAGGGGTTGTGGACCCAGCCCCCCCCGTCACCCCTTATACTCCACCCCAGGGATGTATGGACAgttatgaaaagtaaaaacactaataatgataacataaaataaatgtatccaCTGATCTGtgctatacatttttttctgtatgattccaataattttgatcattttttatagtcaaaattgttgaatttgcgcatttcctgatcaaatatAGGGAAGAACCGCAAGGTGCAGCAGCGACAAGCCTCACCTAACCTCGGACtgtgctctccctcacacactgggttgatgcatgcaattgacgtgtgcctgttgctgtctctctctgtatgtcacagacacatttattacacactgtgactttccacagtctgtctaatatctttaatgaatgtgtgtaacATATTTAGTCtggctgatcggacataaaaccacaattaaaaggcacaaggtgaggcagacagtaccgtgccgccctgaagggggcgcaggtgagcccaacaggtgcttgttgctgctgtttttctacgcagaggtgccaataagttagcaatatcagaaagtcaagtgcactgcagcggtccgtttacttttatgttttgttcctactgactgccaaaatggaagattaagagttttaaaactaaaggaaaataaggaggacttttacaagaaagtgatggagattttcatggagaaggataggcgcatggacttcatttacaaataaaggtaagaccataaacggttttcaattttatataaaattgaatCAGACTacgaaaaaaaaacaacccaatatttaaaaactaaattttgcccttaaataaaatattctttcttgtcattcttttgttgaacagtctttACTAAAATTGATTAAgggatcagaattaaaagcttttaaaaacaagtaaatattacaattaaggtcaaaactgcAATCCGGTTTTTTTATACACCACTCTAtaatttcatttgtattgaatgagtatgaattgtggaattgtaaTGGAAAATTTAGAACATATGGAGGGTGCAGAACAAATGTGCTCTCTCTcgctgctataaatgtaacgttctttctcagCCAAATATGCACCTTACATATGTGTGCGTAATGAATGCTGGTGAGTAATGAAACATAACCAATAGTCAATGTGCAAGCTGCCAACTGAagagtgaataagctactcttttgggttcctatatttgtaactctgactctgaaggagtcagtgcctcaccagccatgaacctcaccgcacgttaCTGCTCCACCCATGTGTCTGACTTGTCTTCTTCCACACAAGTATTTCTTTGATTGTTGAGCTTGTTGCTTCTCCTGGCATTTCCTTCAGTTAAAGTCAGGCCAGGCCCTATAAACCAGCCACATtctaattatataaaataatgacatgTTAATCAGTACTAGCCATTCTCATACAGTTGTACTCGTCACAAACGATCAGCCATCCTTTTTCAGAACTGATTTATCCAAGATGAGGTCTTGGAATTGTACAAAGTGTGAAACAGCTCACTCAGGCAAGGCTCTAAGTGGTTGTTGATTGTCAGATTTGTGTCTCTGTAACCCTCCATGACCAAGATATACCCACCTCTACTGTATATTACGCAGAGTGCCCTGTCTCTCCTGAAGCTGCCCAAGGCCCTCATTCTAAAGTCATCTTTGATGAACCTTCTAATTGGGCTTTGACATTTGAATCATTTAAGCCATTTTAATCTGTTGGCCTTCACCTTTGCTGTCCTCCACACTTGTTCCAAATGTCTGTGTTCTTTCCCATAGCTTTCTTTCAATGCTGAGCTGTTAGCAGATACCCTCTCTTATCAGAGCGTAACCCCACTCTAAAGCTATCAGCTGCTTCATTCACACGCTCTGCTTTTTATCTGCAGCCATACTGCTgaatcacaaaaaaacaacaacaacaaaaaaaaacagttttcctaCCAAAGGAGAGCATTCTTGGTTCTCAGCTGCTCGGGAGGC
This genomic interval carries:
- the LOC120526227 gene encoding colipase-like, with translation MMRVLVFLACVTLLGMAAPPQEKGIIFNLDNGELCFQSAQCKSKCCHRNDGLSLARCASRAAENQECSPLTLYGTYYRCPCESGLHCDTDITIGGSITNTNFGICTDRNEKSVSD